The genomic interval AAAGTAATTGAATCAGGCTTGCTCTCTGAAATAGCTCAAACAGTCGTTCAAAGTGGAATTGATATGTCCACCATACCTACTTTTTCACTTCTTAAGCAAGCATTAGAAAGTATAGAATAAAAAAAGAACTCGTAATGTTGTGAAATAATCTACCCAAAGGAGTCAATCAATTCTATTGATATGCTGTACGAAGAAATTGTAATAAATAGTTCAGCATTAATAAGGGGAAGATTCTACATGAAGA from Metabacillus sediminilitoris carries:
- a CDS encoding STAS domain-containing protein; amino-acid sequence: MYVLVKVIESGLLSEIAQTVVQSGIDMSTIPTFSLLKQALESIE